The Pantoea nemavictus genome includes a region encoding these proteins:
- a CDS encoding ABC transporter ATP-binding protein, which produces MNPIIRLQQVSQRFTTGGGEFLALDNVSFDIHEGETLSLIGHSGCGKSTLLNLVAGLTQPSSGVLLCENREISGPGPERAVVFQNHSLLPWLTAYQNVELAVQQVFKGQMNKGEMREWIEHNLNRVQMGHAMHKRPSEISGGMKQRVGIARALAMKPRVLLLDEPFGALDALTRAHLQDSVMRIQQELNTTIVLITHDVDEAVLLSDRVLMMTNGPAAQVGDILNIDLLRPRSRVAMADEPRYHQLRQLILHFLYEKQTAVA; this is translated from the coding sequence ATGAATCCAATCATTCGCTTACAGCAGGTTAGCCAGCGCTTTACTACCGGCGGCGGCGAGTTCCTCGCTCTCGATAATGTCAGTTTTGATATCCATGAAGGGGAAACGCTCAGCCTGATTGGTCACTCCGGCTGTGGCAAATCCACGCTATTGAACCTGGTCGCCGGGTTGACGCAGCCGAGCAGCGGCGTGCTGCTGTGTGAAAACCGTGAGATTAGCGGTCCTGGTCCAGAGCGCGCCGTGGTGTTTCAAAACCATTCGCTGCTGCCGTGGCTCACGGCGTATCAAAACGTTGAGCTGGCGGTGCAGCAAGTGTTCAAAGGCCAGATGAACAAAGGCGAGATGCGTGAGTGGATAGAGCACAACCTCAACCGGGTGCAGATGGGGCATGCGATGCATAAGCGTCCATCGGAGATCTCCGGCGGCATGAAGCAACGCGTCGGCATTGCGCGAGCGCTGGCGATGAAGCCGCGCGTGCTGCTGCTGGATGAGCCGTTCGGCGCGCTGGATGCGTTAACGCGAGCCCATTTGCAGGACAGCGTGATGCGCATCCAGCAGGAGCTCAACACCACCATTGTGCTAATCACGCACGATGTGGATGAAGCAGTGCTGCTGTCCGATCGCGTGTTAATGATGACCAACGGACCCGCCGCACAGGTCGGTGACATTCTCAACATCGATTTGCTGCGTCCGCGTTCACGTGTGGCGATGGCCGATGAGCCGCGCTATCACCAACTGCGCCAGCTAATTCTGCACTTCCTGTATGAAAAGCAAACGGCAGTGGCGTAA
- the ntrB gene encoding nitrate ABC transporter permease, giving the protein MKSEARTLHSAPIAAQPAQVIALKVAPAPRRRQRRLRPLLQRLIPASCGIILLLFVWQLASMSSKGFPTPYATWQAAVTLFADPFYNNGPNDQGIGWNVVASLQRVAIGFALAALVGIPAGFLIGRFSFVAHMLNPIIALLRPVSPLAWLPIGLLLFQRAEPASSWTIFICSIWPMVINTAEGVQRIPQDYLNVARVLRLNEWTVMRRILFPAVLPAVLTGMRLSMGIAWLVIVAAEMLTGGLGIGFWIWNEWNNLNVENILIAIMVIGVVGLLLEQALILLARRFSWDK; this is encoded by the coding sequence ATGAAATCTGAAGCACGCACGCTCCACTCTGCGCCAATTGCCGCGCAACCTGCACAGGTGATTGCGCTCAAGGTGGCACCCGCACCGCGTCGGCGTCAACGTCGGTTACGTCCACTGCTGCAACGGCTGATCCCCGCCAGCTGCGGCATCATTCTGCTGCTGTTTGTCTGGCAACTGGCATCAATGTCGAGCAAAGGCTTTCCCACGCCGTATGCCACCTGGCAGGCTGCCGTCACGCTGTTTGCCGATCCGTTCTACAACAACGGCCCCAACGATCAGGGCATTGGCTGGAACGTGGTGGCGTCGTTGCAACGTGTGGCGATTGGCTTTGCCCTGGCAGCGCTGGTGGGCATTCCCGCAGGCTTCCTGATTGGCCGCTTCAGTTTTGTCGCGCACATGCTCAATCCGATCATTGCGCTGCTACGTCCGGTCAGTCCGCTTGCCTGGTTGCCGATTGGCCTGTTGCTGTTTCAACGTGCCGAACCGGCCTCAAGCTGGACCATCTTCATCTGCTCAATCTGGCCGATGGTGATCAATACCGCCGAAGGGGTGCAGCGTATTCCGCAAGATTACCTCAACGTTGCGCGCGTGCTACGGCTCAATGAGTGGACGGTGATGCGCCGCATTCTGTTCCCGGCGGTGCTGCCTGCGGTATTAACCGGCATGCGTTTGTCGATGGGCATCGCATGGCTGGTGATCGTTGCCGCTGAAATGCTGACCGGTGGCCTCGGCATCGGTTTCTGGATCTGGAACGAGTGGAACAACCTCAACGTAGAAAACATCCTGATCGCCATCATGGTGATTGGTGTCGTCGGGCTGCTACTTGAGCAAGCGCTGATCCTGCTGGCGCGCCGTTTTAGCTGGGATAAATAA
- a CDS encoding CmpA/NrtA family ABC transporter substrate-binding protein yields the protein MMSKTRFTVSRRQFLVGSAVVGGSYLLPGLRNAVWAAGSDAPEKSSVRIGFIPLTDCAPVVMAAVKGFDKKYGLTLQPSKEASWAAVRDKLTAGELDAAHALYGMIYGLQLGIAGPQHDMANLMTLNNNGQAITLANQLKDQKVTDAGSLQKLIASQAKGTFTFAHTFPTSTHAMWLYYWLANAGIDPFEDVRTVVVPPPQMVMNMKMGNMSGFCVGEPWNQRAISDNIGFTATTTQQIWPDHPEKILATRAAWVQQNPNTARALTAAVLEAARWIDASDDNRKETAQVLAGRAWINTKVETLEGRMLGHYENGLGQRWQDAHGMRFFHDGEVSFPWISDGMWFLTQMKRWGMVKAEPDYAAVARQINRIDIYKQAASAVGGIAVPGSDMRSSRLFDGKVWDGSDPAAYADSFAIKRS from the coding sequence ATGATGAGCAAAACGCGGTTTACGGTGTCACGGCGTCAGTTTCTGGTAGGAAGTGCAGTGGTTGGCGGGAGTTATTTACTGCCGGGTTTACGCAATGCGGTGTGGGCCGCCGGTTCCGATGCGCCTGAAAAAAGCAGTGTTCGCATCGGGTTTATTCCGCTCACAGATTGCGCACCGGTGGTGATGGCGGCTGTAAAAGGTTTCGATAAAAAATATGGTCTGACGCTGCAACCGAGTAAGGAGGCCAGCTGGGCGGCGGTACGTGACAAACTTACTGCGGGCGAGCTGGATGCAGCACACGCGCTGTATGGCATGATTTATGGCCTGCAGTTGGGCATCGCCGGGCCGCAGCATGATATGGCCAATCTGATGACGCTCAACAACAACGGCCAAGCCATCACGCTGGCTAATCAGCTGAAAGATCAGAAAGTCACCGATGCAGGCAGTCTGCAAAAGCTGATCGCCAGCCAGGCGAAAGGGACGTTCACCTTTGCGCATACTTTTCCCACCAGCACCCACGCTATGTGGCTCTACTACTGGCTGGCCAACGCCGGTATCGATCCCTTTGAGGATGTCCGCACCGTGGTAGTCCCGCCGCCGCAAATGGTGATGAACATGAAGATGGGCAACATGAGCGGCTTCTGCGTTGGTGAGCCGTGGAATCAACGTGCCATCAGCGACAACATCGGCTTTACCGCGACCACCACTCAGCAAATCTGGCCGGATCATCCAGAAAAAATTCTCGCCACACGCGCGGCATGGGTGCAACAGAACCCGAACACCGCGCGTGCGCTAACCGCCGCCGTGCTGGAAGCCGCACGCTGGATCGACGCTTCTGACGATAACCGCAAAGAGACCGCGCAGGTTCTCGCTGGCCGCGCGTGGATCAATACCAAAGTGGAAACGTTGGAGGGCCGCATGCTGGGTCACTATGAAAACGGCCTCGGTCAGCGCTGGCAGGACGCGCACGGCATGCGCTTCTTCCACGACGGCGAAGTGAGTTTCCCGTGGATTTCCGACGGTATGTGGTTCCTGACGCAGATGAAGCGCTGGGGGATGGTGAAAGCCGAGCCAGATTATGCCGCGGTGGCGCGTCAGATTAACCGCATCGATATCTACAAACAGGCTGCCAGCGCGGTAGGCGGCATCGCCGTGCCAGGCAGCGACATGCGCAGCAGTAGGCTGTTCGACGGCAAAGTGTGGGACGGCAGCGATCCCGCAGCCTATGCCGACAGTTTTGCCATTAAACGCAGTTAA
- a CDS encoding nitrate regulatory protein, with product MNRALEYLRASRASEIASLQRLLRTGEQITAISELVHVLQRERGASNIWLCSAGRLFGAELKQRVAEVEQRERSAMAVLPEAEAQPGYSRFCMLIATALQALDGLTALRQQVHNRSVTQAQAMDAFNHIICTLLNLVFEAADTASEPDISRALIALFSFMQGKELAGQERATGSAGFAAGEFSEAQRQCIQALIDAQEQSFATFSQFADAENLQRWRVIADAGSQIERLRRIACTGAQCGENGVLLWFTLLSTRLDQMKQIENTLCATLMRSCQRAIAAAQQADHPALAPTEDASFSLYVAGASWLSGSETTLDSNGLAPQLGRSVLTLIREQAHRLQVQADELAMMRTSLDERKIIDQAKSWLMQQHHFSEQDAWQALRKSAMNQNKRVLEIAQAVLAVAATLKA from the coding sequence ATGAATCGGGCTTTAGAGTACCTGCGTGCCAGTCGCGCCAGTGAAATTGCCAGCTTGCAACGTTTGCTGCGTACCGGTGAGCAAATCACCGCCATCAGCGAGCTTGTTCACGTGCTGCAGCGTGAGCGAGGTGCCAGCAATATCTGGCTTTGCTCGGCAGGCCGGCTGTTTGGTGCGGAGCTCAAGCAGCGTGTGGCGGAGGTAGAGCAGCGCGAGCGAAGTGCGATGGCGGTACTGCCGGAGGCAGAGGCACAGCCCGGCTATAGCCGTTTTTGCATGTTGATCGCCACTGCGCTGCAGGCGCTAGACGGCTTAACGGCGCTACGTCAGCAGGTGCACAACCGCAGCGTAACGCAAGCCCAGGCGATGGACGCCTTTAATCACATTATCTGCACTCTGCTTAATCTGGTGTTTGAAGCGGCGGACACCGCCAGTGAGCCGGATATCTCACGTGCGCTCATCGCGCTATTCAGCTTTATGCAGGGTAAAGAGCTAGCGGGACAAGAACGCGCCACCGGTTCTGCAGGATTTGCTGCGGGTGAATTTAGCGAGGCACAGCGGCAGTGCATTCAGGCGTTGATTGATGCCCAGGAACAGAGTTTTGCCACTTTCAGTCAGTTTGCTGATGCCGAGAACCTGCAGCGCTGGCGCGTGATAGCCGATGCAGGCAGCCAGATTGAGCGGTTGCGACGCATCGCTTGTACCGGTGCGCAGTGTGGCGAAAATGGCGTACTGCTGTGGTTTACGCTGCTTAGCACGCGGCTTGATCAGATGAAGCAGATCGAAAATACGCTGTGTGCCACCTTGATGCGCAGCTGCCAGCGCGCGATTGCTGCCGCGCAACAGGCAGACCATCCGGCTCTCGCACCGACGGAAGATGCCAGTTTCTCGTTATATGTCGCTGGGGCCAGCTGGCTCTCCGGCAGCGAAACCACACTCGACAGCAATGGCCTTGCGCCACAACTGGGTCGATCGGTGTTAACCCTGATCCGCGAACAGGCACACCGCTTACAGGTGCAGGCCGATGAGCTGGCCATGATGCGCACCTCACTGGATGAACGTAAGATCATCGATCAAGCCAAAAGCTGGCTAATGCAGCAGCATCATTTCAGCGAGCAGGATGCGTGGCAAGCGCTGCGTAAAAGCGCCATGAATCAGAACAAACGCGTGCTGGAAATTGCCCAGGCAGTGCTGGCGGTTGCTGCGACGTTGAAGGCATAA
- a CDS encoding SH3 domain-containing protein produces the protein MVNKSLVLVLLAVLSLAACKAPPPPVTDDTLVTSEVNGVQLVHRHAVAAPAEFTPVNESYRALYAASVMTTPDFGGKVVRYLDNAKPFEVLGRVEHSWLAVADEPNGQLIGYIPPKAGVESSRYDATIRSDRPRPRRNSKQVCVAVGGASKACRTNDTATWILD, from the coding sequence ATGGTGAATAAGAGTCTCGTGCTTGTCTTACTCGCGGTGTTAAGTCTGGCTGCTTGTAAAGCGCCACCGCCGCCCGTTACTGATGACACACTGGTAACCAGCGAAGTAAATGGCGTGCAACTGGTCCATCGTCATGCGGTGGCAGCACCTGCTGAGTTCACGCCGGTTAATGAGAGCTATCGCGCACTGTATGCGGCTTCCGTGATGACCACGCCTGATTTTGGTGGCAAGGTGGTGCGCTATCTCGATAACGCCAAACCGTTTGAAGTTCTGGGTCGTGTTGAACACAGCTGGCTTGCGGTGGCTGATGAACCGAATGGTCAGCTGATCGGCTATATTCCGCCAAAAGCCGGCGTGGAGAGCAGCCGTTATGACGCGACCATCCGTAGCGATCGTCCACGTCCTCGCCGTAACAGCAAACAGGTCTGTGTGGCCGTTGGAGGCGCCAGTAAAGCTTGTCGCACTAACGATACCGCGACCTGGATCTTAGACTGA
- the icmH gene encoding type IVB secretion system protein IcmH/DotU, whose amino-acid sequence MTQDSLARDGIVAGNDNLLLNAAAPILNAVVRIRQAATHDDPAGLRQLLIEEIRQFEQRCKQAGLPFEMIIGARYCLCSVLDEAAAQTPWGTRGVWSGNGMLVTFHNESWGGEKFFQLLSRVSQSPQQHLWLLELIHYCLLLGYEGRYRGSENGRVQCEAIRKRLAQLIAENRPSSANAAVPLVEVHPLVSTLTRPMVPLWACVTLATLVASLIYSGLNWRLGNAAEPLLRTIYQTPLPQITPGRRPTSPQALLDLHQRLNDVIAAGQLEVSDGAFGSKVIIPADKLFSSDGTVVNQVGRALLAHVASAMKTVKGTVLVSVYTDNSPVDGRFASSYEFSFARARAVTQLLNPQLAEGHSVKAEGRGDSNPLLPNDSNENRARNRRVEITLFATPETLGNHQGGQ is encoded by the coding sequence ATGACTCAGGATTCCCTTGCTCGCGATGGCATTGTCGCGGGCAATGATAACCTTTTGCTTAATGCCGCAGCACCGATTCTGAATGCCGTCGTCCGCATACGGCAGGCCGCCACGCATGACGATCCTGCCGGTTTGCGTCAGTTACTGATCGAAGAGATCCGTCAGTTTGAGCAGCGCTGTAAACAAGCGGGGCTGCCGTTTGAGATGATCATCGGCGCGCGCTACTGCCTGTGCAGCGTGCTGGATGAAGCCGCGGCGCAAACGCCGTGGGGCACGCGCGGCGTGTGGTCTGGTAACGGCATGTTAGTGACTTTTCATAATGAAAGCTGGGGCGGCGAGAAATTTTTCCAGCTGCTTTCGCGCGTGTCACAAAGTCCACAGCAGCATCTTTGGCTGCTGGAACTGATCCACTATTGCCTGCTGCTCGGCTATGAAGGGCGCTATCGCGGCAGTGAGAATGGCCGCGTGCAGTGCGAAGCCATCCGAAAACGTCTGGCGCAACTGATCGCTGAAAACCGCCCGTCGAGCGCGAATGCCGCAGTACCGCTGGTGGAAGTGCATCCGCTGGTGAGCACCTTAACGCGTCCGATGGTGCCGCTATGGGCCTGCGTGACCTTAGCGACCCTGGTGGCCAGCCTGATTTATAGCGGGCTGAACTGGCGACTGGGCAACGCGGCTGAACCGCTGTTACGTACTATCTATCAAACTCCCTTGCCCCAAATCACGCCCGGCCGTCGCCCTACTTCGCCGCAGGCGCTGCTCGATCTCCATCAACGCCTTAATGATGTGATTGCCGCTGGTCAGCTGGAAGTGAGCGACGGCGCATTCGGCAGCAAAGTGATAATTCCCGCCGATAAACTGTTTTCCAGTGATGGCACCGTGGTGAATCAGGTGGGTCGCGCGCTTTTGGCCCACGTTGCCAGCGCGATGAAGACGGTGAAAGGCACGGTGCTGGTTTCGGTCTACACCGATAATAGCCCGGTCGACGGCCGTTTCGCCTCAAGCTATGAATTCTCTTTTGCCCGCGCACGCGCGGTGACGCAGCTGCTTAATCCGCAGTTAGCTGAAGGCCACAGCGTGAAAGCGGAAGGTCGCGGCGACAGTAATCCGCTGCTGCCGAATGACAGCAATGAAAACCGCGCGCGCAATCGCCGGGTGGAAATCACCCTGTTTGCGACACCGGAAACCCTCGGCAATCATCAGGGAGGCCAATGA
- the tssM gene encoding type VI secretion system membrane subunit TssM, with translation MRASLQHLLTHRLLWSLIGVTALSCVLWMLGPLWSWGDTRPLEPVLPRQLVVGLLFLLWLLFQFIPALWRGWFNSKLLNRLQQMSQEELSDRQATETLLAQRFSEAALRLKRTQFGRRHQKSWLARFQSHYLYQLPWYVMIGAPGAGKTTALLNAGLEFPLTDSLGKAAIRGVGGTRHCDWWFTDSAVLIDTAGRYALQESQRARDGAEWQSFINLLKRYRTRQPINGVIMTISVSDLLTDSAEARHAQASALRERMAELHQHTGIHFPVYVMVTKTDLLKGFMSFYGSQSKPQRDAIWGFTFPWEPGKPHKDDWHRSFSQQYQHLEQRLQQQLANVMASERDLTQRADSFLFPQEFSSLRPLLNEYLDVVFSSHQEPIAWSARGLFFTSGTQEGLPFDRIMGELNRKLQLPHTGESSLAAWDSVNRSSPIPGNKGQSFFIRDLLSDLVFRESGLAGSNRHWEYRNRLFHWIGYGVLTGALLLLSCLWLTSYVQNQRYLDQVAERIAPITVQSQQVIHQPADNIFDLLPFLNNLVKLPLSERFSLDNPPLTMRVGLYRGTQVSDAAWALYQNALKSLLLPRVAQQITNLLRDDPGNDNEYSRNALRAYQMLYQPRNYDGEFLRGWLMQNLQRTLPSDVSARDLQQLDWHLSQLLDQQIQSSPYARDNALMMRKLAENLKNAGESSNTLAIAPHAAAQRLTRHSE, from the coding sequence ATGCGCGCATCACTGCAACATCTCTTAACCCATCGATTACTGTGGAGCCTGATTGGCGTCACCGCGCTCAGCTGCGTGCTGTGGATGCTCGGCCCGCTGTGGAGCTGGGGCGATACGCGGCCGCTCGAGCCGGTATTGCCGCGTCAGCTGGTGGTGGGTCTGCTGTTCTTGCTGTGGCTGCTGTTCCAGTTTATTCCGGCGCTGTGGCGCGGCTGGTTCAACAGCAAACTGCTTAATCGCTTGCAGCAGATGAGCCAGGAAGAGTTATCCGATCGTCAGGCTACCGAAACGCTGCTGGCGCAGCGCTTCAGCGAAGCAGCACTGCGCCTCAAGCGCACGCAATTTGGTCGTCGTCATCAGAAGAGCTGGCTGGCACGCTTTCAGAGTCACTACCTTTATCAGTTGCCGTGGTACGTGATGATTGGCGCACCGGGTGCCGGTAAAACCACGGCGCTGCTCAACGCCGGATTAGAGTTCCCGCTGACTGACAGCCTCGGCAAAGCGGCCATCCGCGGCGTCGGCGGTACGCGACATTGCGACTGGTGGTTTACCGACAGCGCGGTGCTGATCGACACCGCTGGCCGTTACGCCTTGCAGGAGAGTCAGCGCGCGCGCGACGGCGCTGAATGGCAAAGCTTTATCAACCTGCTGAAACGCTATCGCACTCGCCAGCCAATCAACGGTGTGATCATGACTATCAGCGTCTCCGATCTGCTCACAGATTCGGCGGAGGCGCGCCATGCGCAGGCCAGCGCGCTGCGTGAGCGCATGGCGGAACTGCATCAGCACACCGGCATCCATTTCCCGGTTTACGTGATGGTAACCAAAACCGATCTGCTGAAAGGTTTTATGAGCTTTTACGGCAGCCAGAGCAAGCCGCAGCGCGATGCCATCTGGGGCTTTACCTTTCCGTGGGAACCGGGCAAACCGCATAAAGATGATTGGCACCGCAGCTTTAGCCAGCAATATCAGCACTTAGAGCAGCGTTTGCAGCAGCAGTTGGCCAACGTGATGGCCAGCGAACGCGATTTGACGCAGCGCGCCGACAGCTTCCTGTTCCCGCAGGAGTTCAGCTCGCTGCGTCCGCTGCTGAATGAGTATCTCGACGTGGTGTTCTCCAGCCATCAGGAGCCAATTGCCTGGTCGGCGCGCGGTCTGTTCTTTACCAGCGGCACCCAGGAAGGTTTGCCGTTTGACCGCATCATGGGTGAGCTGAACCGCAAATTGCAGCTGCCGCATACTGGTGAAAGCAGCCTGGCAGCCTGGGATAGCGTCAATCGCAGCAGCCCGATTCCCGGCAATAAAGGCCAGAGTTTCTTTATCCGTGATTTGCTGAGTGACCTGGTGTTTCGCGAAAGCGGTTTAGCAGGCAGCAATCGCCACTGGGAATACCGTAACCGCCTGTTCCACTGGATTGGCTATGGCGTGCTCACCGGCGCCCTGCTGCTACTCTCCTGTTTGTGGCTCACCAGCTACGTACAGAATCAGCGTTATCTGGATCAGGTAGCTGAGCGCATTGCGCCGATCACCGTGCAAAGTCAGCAGGTGATTCATCAGCCCGCCGATAATATTTTTGATCTGCTACCCTTCTTAAATAACCTGGTAAAACTGCCGTTGTCTGAGCGTTTTTCCCTCGACAATCCACCGCTTACCATGCGCGTGGGTTTGTATCGTGGTACCCAGGTAAGCGATGCGGCGTGGGCGCTTTATCAAAATGCGCTTAAGTCTCTCCTGTTGCCACGCGTGGCCCAGCAGATCACTAATTTGCTGCGTGACGATCCGGGCAACGATAACGAATATAGTCGCAATGCGCTGCGTGCCTATCAGATGCTGTATCAGCCGCGCAATTATGACGGCGAGTTTCTGCGTGGCTGGCTGATGCAAAACCTGCAGCGTACGCTGCCCAGTGATGTCAGCGCGCGTGATTTGCAGCAGCTCGACTGGCATCTTAGCCAGCTGCTGGATCAGCAGATTCAATCTTCGCCGTATGCACGTGATAATGCATTAATGATGCGCAAGCTTGCGGAGAATCTGAAAAATGCCGGTGAAAGTAGCAATACGCTGGCGATTGCGCCGCATGCCGCTGCGCAGCGATTGACCAGACACAGTGAGTAA
- the tagF gene encoding type VI secretion system-associated protein TagF, whose amino-acid sequence MPTHTAPGWYGKLPATGDFLRQRLSEHTVTPWSHWFQQGLMHWHQQPGASTAQFLQAPVWNFVLPLSPLRQQVQMGCLLPSSDRVGRAWPLLALRSFPLSHWHSAQLAMSGDWFQELGALLLHAVRDRLNPDALEQQMQHLSPLMVPDTQRSDIMDVIGFEDLPCTLSWREVADRFDPQQHISYWWSNRSDGFSHATHKHSGPLTAQLFTLLFNPASGAQPGRNGLYPPMFE is encoded by the coding sequence ATGCCGACACACACTGCGCCGGGCTGGTACGGTAAGTTACCGGCTACCGGCGATTTTTTGCGCCAGCGTCTGAGCGAACATACCGTGACGCCGTGGAGCCACTGGTTTCAACAAGGATTGATGCACTGGCATCAGCAGCCGGGTGCCAGCACCGCGCAGTTTTTGCAGGCGCCGGTGTGGAATTTTGTGTTACCGCTTTCGCCGTTGCGCCAGCAGGTGCAGATGGGCTGTCTGCTGCCCTCGAGCGATCGCGTGGGCCGTGCCTGGCCGCTGCTGGCGCTGCGTAGTTTTCCACTGAGCCACTGGCACAGTGCGCAGCTGGCGATGTCCGGCGACTGGTTTCAGGAGCTTGGCGCGCTGCTGCTGCACGCGGTACGCGATCGGCTCAACCCCGATGCGCTGGAGCAGCAAATGCAGCATTTGTCGCCGCTGATGGTGCCGGATACCCAGCGCAGCGACATTATGGACGTGATTGGTTTTGAGGATTTGCCCTGCACGCTAAGCTGGCGTGAAGTGGCCGACAGGTTCGATCCGCAGCAGCACATCAGCTACTGGTGGAGTAATCGCAGTGACGGTTTTAGCCATGCCACGCATAAGCACAGTGGCCCGCTTACTGCGCAACTGTTTACGTTATTGTTTAACCCGGCGTCTGGTGCACAGCCGGGCCGCAACGGCCTCTATCCACCGATGTTTGAATAG
- the tagH gene encoding type VI secretion system-associated FHA domain protein TagH — translation MQFTIVQCNTDVPAKTVDFKPPGGTIGRSQDNDLVLPDESRAISRLQALVHLSPEGECRLTNQGSVTSVVLNGVALQRGSQVALQDGDTLQIGEYGLEVRDPNNLNASRGDPLAFFADNTDDPLGMLQQPEAIPEPVARAERRNDPRLAIDPQSDAPTLPNVLPGASQDKLIAALLEGMGLNNGQQTAITEEQMRVTGRMLSLFSQGTVALLSSRSILKRGVKADMTMILNEANNPFKILPSGKTVLMQMYQSQMPGFMPPEPAVRDALVDLQAHQLGMIAGIRAIIAAMLQSFSPQRLEEEARKDGVLPKLGFSSGRKAAMWDYFSRHYQRTAGEIEDDFHTLFGEAFLHAYDMEVNQYKDSQTRTEDA, via the coding sequence ATGCAATTTACCATTGTGCAGTGCAATACGGATGTGCCGGCAAAAACGGTTGATTTTAAACCGCCCGGCGGCACCATCGGCCGCAGTCAGGATAACGATCTGGTACTGCCCGACGAATCGCGTGCGATATCGCGTCTGCAGGCGCTGGTACACCTTTCGCCGGAAGGCGAGTGCCGTTTAACCAATCAAGGCAGCGTCACCTCGGTGGTGCTGAATGGCGTCGCGCTGCAACGCGGCTCGCAAGTGGCGTTGCAAGATGGTGATACGCTACAAATTGGTGAGTACGGGCTTGAGGTGCGCGATCCCAATAACCTCAACGCGAGTCGGGGCGATCCGCTGGCTTTTTTTGCCGACAACACTGACGATCCGCTTGGCATGTTGCAGCAGCCGGAGGCCATCCCCGAACCTGTCGCCCGCGCTGAGCGCCGCAACGATCCGCGTCTGGCTATCGACCCGCAAAGCGATGCGCCGACGTTACCGAACGTGTTACCTGGTGCCAGCCAGGACAAGCTGATCGCCGCGCTGCTGGAAGGCATGGGGCTGAACAACGGCCAGCAAACCGCCATCACCGAAGAGCAGATGCGCGTGACCGGCCGCATGCTAAGTCTGTTCTCGCAAGGCACCGTCGCCCTGCTCTCCTCGCGCTCGATTCTGAAGCGCGGCGTGAAAGCCGACATGACGATGATCCTTAATGAAGCCAATAACCCGTTTAAAATTCTGCCATCGGGCAAAACCGTGCTGATGCAGATGTATCAAAGCCAGATGCCCGGCTTTATGCCGCCGGAACCGGCGGTGCGTGATGCGCTGGTGGATTTACAGGCGCATCAGCTTGGCATGATTGCCGGTATCCGCGCCATTATCGCCGCGATGTTGCAATCGTTTAGCCCGCAGCGCCTTGAAGAGGAGGCGCGTAAAGATGGCGTGTTGCCAAAGCTTGGGTTCAGCAGCGGTCGCAAAGCGGCAATGTGGGATTATTTCTCGCGCCACTATCAGCGCACCGCCGGTGAAATTGAAGATGACTTTCACACGCTGTTCGGCGAAGCCTTCCTGCATGCCTATGATATGGAAGTGAATCAATACAAAGATTCTCAGACGCGGACCGAAGACGCATGA
- a CDS encoding PP2C family protein-serine/threonine phosphatase has product MKMMFASRCQQGMRDENQDRTGAELDDHKACFLVCDGVAGLPGGDIAAQLVRDTLLTQLQHSETFTPESTRAAIEHCQQVLIEAQGKNPNFSRMSTTLAALFIDREKQRAWWAHAGDSRVYHFRHGVLNQVTRDHSLAQQLREAGYENTGINSNLLYNALGVEPARPATFSEVISLTDGDAFLVCSDGFWLNLTTHEMELALRMVNACEEWLTLMEQAVNRSVKSDNLSALAVWIGEPQEATLLYSQADAARFLPSRY; this is encoded by the coding sequence ATGAAGATGATGTTTGCCAGCCGCTGCCAGCAAGGTATGCGCGACGAAAATCAGGACCGCACCGGCGCCGAACTGGACGATCACAAAGCCTGTTTCCTGGTGTGTGATGGCGTTGCCGGTCTGCCTGGCGGTGATATCGCCGCTCAGCTGGTGCGCGATACCTTACTGACGCAGTTACAGCACAGCGAGACCTTTACCCCGGAAAGCACGCGCGCCGCCATCGAACACTGCCAGCAGGTGCTGATTGAGGCACAGGGAAAAAATCCGAATTTTTCACGCATGAGCACCACCCTCGCCGCGCTGTTTATCGACCGCGAAAAACAGCGCGCATGGTGGGCGCACGCCGGGGATAGCCGGGTTTATCACTTCCGTCATGGGGTGCTGAATCAGGTGACGCGTGACCACAGTCTGGCCCAGCAGTTACGTGAGGCGGGCTATGAAAATACCGGCATTAACAGTAATTTACTCTATAATGCGCTCGGTGTTGAGCCTGCACGCCCCGCCACGTTTAGTGAGGTTATTTCACTCACCGATGGCGACGCGTTTCTCGTCTGCAGCGACGGATTCTGGCTCAATCTCACCACCCACGAAATGGAACTGGCACTGCGCATGGTAAATGCCTGCGAAGAGTGGCTGACTTTGATGGAACAAGCCGTTAACCGCAGTGTGAAAAGCGACAATCTCAGCGCTCTGGCAGTCTGGATTGGCGAACCGCAGGAAGCGACGCTGCTTTACTCCCAGGCTGATGCGGCACGTTTTCTGCCGTCACGTTATTGA